In the Clostridium gelidum genome, TGCTTGCCATAGAATAACCATAAGCACCTGTAGTCATTATAGCCAAAATATCTCCACTTTTAACTTCTGGGAGCTTAATATCTTCTAATAATATATCTCCTGATTCACAACATTTCCCTGCTACAGTTACAGTCTCTTCTAAATCACCTGCAATTCTGTTTGCAATAATACCTTCATATTGTGCATTATAAAGAGCTGGTCTAATATTGTCAGTCATCCCACCATCTACTGAAACATATTTCCTGACAGTTGGAATTTCTTTAACTGCACCTATAGTATATAAAGTAATTCCCGCATTAGCTACAATACTTCTTCCTGGTTCTATTGTGAGAATTGGTCTTTCTTGACCAGTTCGGATGCAAACCTCATCAACTTTATTAATTATTGTCTTGCAATATTCTTCAGTTGTTCTTGGTTCATCCGAGCTAGTATAATATATCCCAAAGCCACCACCGAAATCTACTTCTTTAATCAAATAGCCAAAATTTTCTTTAGTTTTTCTTACAAGCTCTAACATTATCTCTACAGCATCCTCATATGGTTCCAAGTCAAAAATTTGTGAACCTATATGACAATGTATTCCTGCAAGGTTTATATTGTCTAAACTTATAGCCTTCTTAATAGCATCTTCTATAACAGTTTCAACTGGTGCAAAACCAAATTTTGAATCTATTTGTCCTGTCTTTATATAATCATGTGTATGTGCTTCGATTCCTGGTGTTATTCTCAAATAAATATTTTGAACTTTATTATATTCCTTAGCTATGTCATTTAATGCATCAATTTCATAATAATTATCTACAACAAAATTTCCTACGCCTAATTTTACTCCTAGCTCTATTTCATCTAAAGTTTTATTATTTCCATGAAACATTACTTTTTCAAGTGGAAATCCTGCAATATGCGCAGTATATAATTCTCCACCAGACACAACATCTAAACACATATTTTCTTCTTTTAATAATTTGCACATTTGAATAGTCAAAAATGCTTTTCCAGCAAAGGCTACTCTATTATTATTTTCTTCACATTTAAAATACTTTCTATAATCAGTGCAGTATTCTCTTATTAAAGCTTCATCGAATACATATAACGGACTTCCATATTCCTTTACTAAATCCTTGGCACTAACCCCACCAATTACTAATTGATTATCTTGTGCTTTCATCGTTCCAAATAATTTCATTTCGTTAACCCCCAAATTAAATTCAATTGACAATGTACAATTTACAGTTGACAATTGTCTATTGTAAATTTCAAAAAAATAAACGCCACAGAAAATATCTGTGACGAGTGGTCGCTTATGCTAATTTGTATGCTCAATATTTTCATTAATTATCAATTTATCAAAAATGAATTGTTATATGGATTTTAATTTATATACTAACAAAATCATCCTTCTTTATTTCTAAATTGCTAACTGTTAACTGTTCATTGTTAACTGAAAAAGGCACCTTGTAGCTCAACACTTTTCGTGACAGTTATTCACATATTCTATGAATATCCAGAAATAAATTACCGTATATTAATTCATTTCTTCGGCTATAATACCTTTGTGTATAAATCATTGCCTACCGACTCCTTATACCTACTCTTTATTACAGCACCTCTACCCCAGGTCATGTTATATTCTCGTAATATTCTAAAATTCTATTCCTTGAAACTTATAATAGTTACTATTATATTATTAAACTATTAAAAATATGATACCATATTTTTTCCTTAAATCAACACTTTTTTTAAATTAAATGAAACTCGATTCGCATTCGTTCACTGAGCACGCGATTCTCACTTATCTTTTATTCACTTCTATATTTATCCATGAGGCTTCCCATAATACTTGCTGAAGTTGGTGGTGTAAAAGTTATGGCATTAGCTCCGGCTTGAATTGTATCATAAATTGACTCTTCACTTGGTCCACCAGTAGCTATTATAGGAAACTCTGGAAACCTATTTCTAATATTTCTGACTATATTAACTGTTTCTTTGCCACCTGAAACATTTAATATAGTTGCTCCAGCTTCGATTCTTTTAGCAATATCTTCATCTTCTGAAATAACAGTTACTATAACTGGTATATCTATAGTCGCTCTAATTTTTTTAACAATTTCATTAGTTGTAGGCGCATTTACTACTACTCCCATAGCACCTTTAAACTCAGCATCCATAGCTAAATTCACAACCCTTTTACCTTGCGTTATTCCTCCACCAACACCACAAAAAACAGGAACATCTGCTGCCATAATAAGAGCTTGTGTTATTAGAGGTTGTGGTGTAAATGGATACACTGCTATAATAGCATCTGCATTACTATTTCTTATTAATGCAACATCCGTGCTGAATAATAATGACTTTATTCTTTTTCCAAAAATCGTAATTCCGCCACAATTTCTTATGACTGCTGGAACCTCTATCACATGATTTCTAAGTGTACCTTTTATTTGAGGAATAAATTTCGCCTCTTTACTTACCATAATTCTTATCCCCTCCTCATTATTTATTTTGAATATGTTTAATTTGGCTTACTAAACTTTCATAATTACATTTTACTATATAATAATTTTCTTTAATTGTGAACACTTTTGTTATTTTTTAAATCATTAATACAATATATTATACTCCTTTATATTCTTTCTTAAAGTTAATTTTTATCTTTAAAACTTATCCACAATATCCACAGTATTTATCCACAAAAGTGTGGATATTGTTTATAATTATTACTTTCCATCTAATGCACTTAACAACATTTATTTAAAACAGTCACTATGAAAATAACTTTTATAGTGAGGTTAACTCATATTCACGAGTTAACCAAGTTTGAGGACCCAAATCAAAGGAAACTTGACTCACATTTGTTCGCTGGAGAAGTTCAAAGAGCAAGATTACTTATAACTTATCCACAATCATTATATAGTTATCAACATCATGACTAATCGTTGTAACTTACTAGCTTAATCCCCCATATTTATAGACATACATGCAGTACTTATCCACATACTTATTCACAGTGCTTGTACAATTCCCATTTTTTATTTATATCAGACCTTAAGAATTTCTTAATACTTTATTATTTTACCATATAATACCTTAATAAAATATTAAACTGTGTCCTAATATATTGTACTATGCCCTTTCATACCATATACTTTTAATCGAGAAATATTTTTTAATAAATATAATCATTAAACATGAAATCTAGCTTATTCAATATATACCATAAAAATTAAAGGGGGCATATTTTAATGAACCAAAATGAATTTTTCAATGTTTTAATGGATGGTTTAAAAGACTTTCCCGAAATAAAATTACAAGATATTATTTCCTATTATGAAAATAACTTTAGGGTTGGATTAGCTTCTGGAAAAACAGAACAAGAAATACTAAGGCAATTAGGTGATCCCAATTTAATCGTTAATAGATATAGGAATGAAGATTTAAAAACTCCTATTAATTCAGAATGTCTTACAAGTGATGCTGATATTACTCCTATTAATGATAAGAATTCCATCACTGACATAATTTCTGATAATAATAATTCTATAAACAATTATCCAAATTCTATTGATGAACCAGCTATAGTTACTGATAATACTTACACTGATATTTTCAATGATTTTAACACTAATGATAACTTAAACAATAATAATAATAATAAGGAAAATGACTTTGAAACTAATAACAAGTTGGATACTCTTAAAATTAATGATTCTTATAAAGATATTAATTTAAATTCTGATTTTTATAACCTTGATAATTCAAATGAATCAAATTTTAATTATACTGATGAAAGTGGTTTTAATTCTAATAACGATAACAATGATTACTCCAATTATAATTCTAAGTTTAATAATAATCGAAGTTCAGATTCTAACTCAAGTAATTTTAATGACCAAATTTCTAAAAATAAGACCTCACAATTTAACGTAAATACACTTTTAAAAATTTCCATTATAATTTTAGCTTTAATAATATTCTTCCCAGTTATAACTGGAATTATTGGTTGCATTTTGGGACTTTTAGGAGCAGCTATAGGTATTTTATTGGGTAGCATTGGCTTATTAGTTGGCGGAACATTTACTAGTTTTATTGGAGGTCCTAATGTACCAATGTTTGTTGCTAATTTCCCATATCCAGTAATAGTTCTCTTTTCATTAGGATCAATTTCATTATCAATTATTTTATCACTAATATTTTATTATCTTTGCAAGTTCTTTATACACATATCAGTTAAATCTTTTAAATCACTTAAATCTAAAGGGGGTGCATTCTAATGGAAAAGAAGTTTATTTCTACTAATATGAAAATATTCATGTTAGTATTGCTCCTTTTATCTATTACCTTCTATGCTTCCGGATGCATTGTACTCGTACAAAGCGGTTATAAGCTTTCTGATTATGCCGATGAGCTTAATATAGACCCTAATAATTTAAAAGTCACTTTCTTTGATTTCAATGACTTTAATTTTAATGACTCTTATATATCAAAAGACTATACTATTAATGAGAATATTAATGAAATTGATCTTAATTTAAATTCTCAAGGCATTAAAATAGTTAATTATGATGGACAGGATTTGAAAGTACAAATTAAAAGCCATAGTACTATATCTAGTGAATTGCTTAAAGCTGAAAATGACAATAAATTAGTTCTTAATACTAGCTATGATACTCCAAGTAATGCTAATATCACCATAAGCATCCCTTATGGATTTAATGGCAGAGGTACCTTAAAAATCATTACAAGCAGTGGTGATATAAATATCTCTAATTTATCCATGAATACCTTAAATCTTTCTACAGCTAGCGGTGAAATAAATATTTCTAACTTAAATCTAAATTATTTAAGCTTAAATAGTTCTAGTGGCTCTATAAACTTCAATGCTATAACAACCTTAAATGAAACTAAGTTAATCTCTTCTTCTGGAAGCATTATTGGAAGTGGCGCTTTAGGAACTGTAAATGGTAGCACATCTTCCGGTGATATTGAATTGAAATTTAAAGATTCTCTAAGCAATACATCTTTAAGTACTGCCTCTGGTTCCGTAGCCTTATCCATCCCTAAAAATTTAGGCTACAAAATAAATTATGACACAATTTCTGGAGATTTAGACTCATCTCATAAACAATTATCTTCTGGTGATGAGAGTTCACTTATAAATATTACTACTACAAGTGGAGACCTTCATATAAAGTAAACTTATATATATCCGCATAAAATAATGGACATGTGTTTGTTAATGTTACCAAATATTTTCATGTAACATTTCACAAAAGCATGTCCCATTTATACTTTGGATATACTCTAACTATAATTTAAATTTAGAAATTATACTGCTTAATTCTTCAGCTTTAATAGCTTCTTTTCCTATTATTTCTACTACTTGTCTCATAGCAATTGATGTCTCACCTATTCCTTGTTGTATATTATGAGTACTGCTTGAAACTGCTTCTGAGTTCTTAGCAGTACTTGATATTGCGGCACTTACTTGTTCAACTGATGAATTTACTTGTTCAGACATCTCAGCTATTTGCTGTGACATTTCACTTATAAATTCTCCATCTTCATTATATTTAACTGCAACATTTCCATAATCCTTTAAATCTTCACTTACATTAGTTTTAATAAATTTAAGCATTTCCTTACTATTTTCTGAAAGATTGTTAAATGCCTTTTCTACTCTCTCAATTGTACTTTGAATTGTGACTACAGATGAAGATGACTCTTCTGCAAGCTTTCTTACCTCTTCTGCAACTACTGCAAATCCCTTACCTGAATCTCCTGCTCTAGCTGCTTCAATTGCTGCATTTAATGCAAGAAGATTTGTTTGTTCTGCTATAGCTGCTATTGAATCTGCCATTATTTTTATTTCTTCAACTACTTTTGATTCCTCAACAGCTTTCTTTATATATTTCTCTTTTTCATAATATACATTTCTTGTATTCTCAATTGCTTTCTTACTATTAACTTCTACAGCCTTAGCTCTTTCCTTTATATTACCTGAGTTTTCATTTCCTGTTTCAGCTCTTGCTGCTAATTCTTCCATATTGGCAGTTACTTGTTGAATTGATGCGTAAATCTCTTCAACATTTCCACTATTTGCTTGGGTATTTGAATCAACCTTTACAAATTCTAAGTTTATTTCGTCTAAGCTTACTGATAACTCTTGAACTGTTGCAGATGCTTCTTCGCTTAATGAAGATACCTTTGTTGCATTATCAGCACATATTCTTATCAATTCTCTAAGATTTTCTTGTGCTTTATTTAAAGCTATCCCAATTTTTCCAAATTCATCACTTTTAGTAATTTTTATATCTGTCGTAATGTCATATTCAGCCATTCTCTCTGCTAGCGCATTTATTTTCCTTAAGGGTTGCATTATTGTAATACTAGCTGCAAATGATAGAATTGTAACTATTATTACAGAAATTACTATAACTATAATTGCCACTGTTGAACTCGTCTTTATTGCTATTCCAATTCCTATTCCAATTCCTATTAAAATTACAAATTGCATCATTATCTTTGCTCTAAGGGATAAAAATGATTTAATCTCCTCTTTTACTTTTTCTTGCATAATTAAAAATCCTCCTATTATTTGATAAATGTCTATGATAATAAATTTATTTTGTTAAATAAAATACGTATTATGTAAATCTAATTCTATTATGTCTCATATATGAAAAATAATATATATATAATCACATTACGGACTATACATTACAATATCATGTCTATTTGCTCCTTTCAACCAAATAATCTAAAATTTTAGATTATATTAAGATTTATCACATTTATTTATATTATAAATTGAAATACTAATAAATAACATTGTATATTATTATAAACATTCAATTTATTAAGGCTTCTCTAAGTGTATTTCCATTAAATATTATGCTATTTTTATTATCATAATTAATTCGTACTTTAATAAATATTTCGTCCGTATTTAGCTATAATGTGATAAAATTATACTATACAAAATATGAATTGGGGGCTAAAAATATGATATCAAATAAGATGAAATCCCTTGTTTCAAATAGTTCTATCATAAGAGCTATGTTTGAAGAGGGCAAAAGATTATCCGAAATTTATGGAGAAGAAAATGTTTTTGATTACAGTATAGGTAATCCAAACGTTGAACCTCCAGAAAGTATAAAAAAGGTTATCTCTGAAATTTTAGATGAAGAAAAACCAAATTATGTTCATGGATATATGAACAATGCTGGTTATGAAGATGTTAGAGATGACATAAGTGCCTTTTTAAATAAAAAACATGATCTAGATCTTTCTAGAAATAATATTGTTATGACTTGTGGGGCTGCAGGTGGATTAAATATAATTTTGAAATCAATTTTAAATCCTGACGATGAAGTTATTACCTTTGCGCCATACTTTGGGGAGTATAAAAATTATGTTCAAAATTTTAATGGTAAGCTTGTAATTTCTCCAACTGACACTGAAACTTTTGAACCCGATTTAAAAACTTTAAGTTCAGTTATCACTTCTAAAACTAAGGCTTTAATATTAAATAATCCAAACAATCCAACTGGTGTTGTTTATTCAAAAGAAGTAATACAAGCTTTAGCTAATCTGCTAAGCGAAAAACAAAAAGAATTAAATACAACTATATATTTAATATCAGATGAACCCTATAGAGAAATAGTTTATGATAATATCGAAGTTCCTTGTCTTTTGAAATATTATCCTAATACTTTTATAGGATATTCTTATAGTAAATCATTATCTTTACCTGGCGAGCGTATAGGATATGTGGTTATTAACACATCAATGGATGGTTTTGACGAAGTGACGTCTGCTTTGAACATTGCAAACAGAATTTTAGGTTTCGTTAATGCCCCATCCCTATTCCAAAGAGTAATTGCAAAATCTTTAGATGCAGAAGTTGATGTTAGTATATACGAGAAAAATCGTGACCTTTTATATAACCATTTAATATCTCTTGGCTTTACTTGTGTTAAACCTCAAGGTGCTTTTTACCTATTCCCTAAATCACCAATTGAGGATGATGTGAAATTCTGTGCAGATGCAAAACAATTTAATTTATTACTTGTTCCAGGTTCAGCATTTGGATGCCCTGGTCATGTAAGATTAGCTTATTGTATCTCATATGAAAAGATTAAAAACTCATTTCCAGCATTTGATAAATTAGCTGTACTATATAACTTATAAATATTAATATAAAAACTGCACTTATGAGGATAGCCCCCATAGGTGCAGTTTTCACCTTTGGGTTAAAAACGTATTTTTCTTAACGTTTCGTAAAGTTAAGAAAAAATCTATTGTTAATATAATTGAAAAAAAACAAGCTCCTATGATTAAAGTCTTTTCTGATGCTTTATAAATGTTATACACAGCTGGTTGCAAAAAGTAAACACCTATAAAACTAAGTAATGTCCAATATAAAGAAAATCTAAGGGTTACGAATCCATGAATATTATATTTTAAATTTGAGTAATCCCAATAAGCTTTATTAAATACATGCTTTAACACATATCCACTTATATATTCTACTGTTGTTGGAATCAAAAAACATAATAATACTAAAGGAATTCCATCAATATCTAATATTTGATTATATAAAATCAAAATTGTACTTGCAATACCATACATTGGCTTAACTGGTCCTTTTAAAAAACCTTCCTTTTTAATTTTTTTAACAGTTACATAAGAATACACTTCTTCTATAATCCAACCTATAAATGAATAAATAATGAAATTGAAAGTCATATAAAATAATAAATTCATACTATTACCACCTTATTCTACAAATATACCCAACTCACATTCGTTCTCTTCTTATGTTAGTATTTGTAGAATAATTATCTTTTATCCAATAATAAATAAGACATATTGACAATTAATCTAAATAGAAGTAAGATTTATTCAGAATTTAAATTGAGTTAAATTTAATTTCATTAAACTATTGGTAAAATTAATTTAAAAATAAATATATAATGGAATTCATTATATGATTCATGGTGATATTACTTATACAGACGAAGCTTTAAGACAAAATCAATTATCAGTAGTTTTTGAAGATAAAGAATTAGCAAAAGAAACATTAGAAAATGTTAGAACTTTTATCAAATCAAATAATACTGTATATTTATCAACTCATACTCCAGAAGGCTTAACTTCATTAAAAAATAACACAATCATGAAATTATAATTAGAAATTTAATAAAAACCATATAAATATCTAATAACTATTTCTTTATGACTAATTTGAAATATAAAAACTTATAAACCCTAGTCACCTCTTAAAATCTATTTCCATGGTGACTGTTTTAAATAAATGTTGTTATAATCACGCGACTCATAGCAACATTTATTTAAAACACTCCATATGGAATTGAAACAGTATATATTACTTCCCTCCAATAAATTAATTTTCTGTTTTTCGGCTGCCTGTTTAGTTATCTTTAGATACTTATTTCTTAATACTTATTTTCCAGTAATTATTTTTTAACATTTATTTTTGATTATGCTGAAAAAACTCGTATCTGTTATAATAAGATTATCGAATTATTCTTAGCCTCAGATTAAAAATAATATATATTGTAAAATGATTTCTTCATGAAATTTATGTTTTGCTTATTTATTTAAAATTTTGTGAATTTCTAAATATGATATTCATCTGAGCCTTAGAAAAAATTATATTGGGAGGCTTATTTACATATGGAAAAAATTTATTATGATGACCAATACCTTAAGGATTTTACTGCTGAAATTGTTGATATAAAAGAAATTGAAAATACATTTCACGTTATATTAGATAAAACAGCCTTTTTCCCAGGTGGTGGCGGACAAAGCTGTGACCTTGGAAATTTAGGAGATCAAAAAATCCTTGATGTTTATGAAAAAGATGAAATTATTTATCACGTGGTTGAAAAGAAACCAATTAAAATACATAAGGTTAAATGTGAAATTGACTGGCCTAGAAGAGCAGATTACATGCATCAACATTTAGGTCAACATATTTTATCTGGTTCATTTTATAATCTTT is a window encoding:
- the lysA gene encoding diaminopimelate decarboxylase, with product MKLFGTMKAQDNQLVIGGVSAKDLVKEYGSPLYVFDEALIREYCTDYRKYFKCEENNNRVAFAGKAFLTIQMCKLLKEENMCLDVVSGGELYTAHIAGFPLEKVMFHGNNKTLDEIELGVKLGVGNFVVDNYYEIDALNDIAKEYNKVQNIYLRITPGIEAHTHDYIKTGQIDSKFGFAPVETVIEDAIKKAISLDNINLAGIHCHIGSQIFDLEPYEDAVEIMLELVRKTKENFGYLIKEVDFGGGFGIYYTSSDEPRTTEEYCKTIINKVDEVCIRTGQERPILTIEPGRSIVANAGITLYTIGAVKEIPTVRKYVSVDGGMTDNIRPALYNAQYEGIIANRIAGDLEETVTVAGKCCESGDILLEDIKLPEVKSGDILAIMTTGAYGYSMASNYNRIPKPAVVMVKDNEARLICRRESYEDLLKNDLI
- a CDS encoding beta/alpha barrel domain-containing protein — translated: MVSKEAKFIPQIKGTLRNHVIEVPAVIRNCGGITIFGKRIKSLLFSTDVALIRNSNADAIIAVYPFTPQPLITQALIMAADVPVFCGVGGGITQGKRVVNLAMDAEFKGAMGVVVNAPTTNEIVKKIRATIDIPVIVTVISEDEDIAKRIEAGATILNVSGGKETVNIVRNIRNRFPEFPIIATGGPSEESIYDTIQAGANAITFTPPTSASIMGSLMDKYRSE
- a CDS encoding DUF1700 domain-containing protein, with the protein product MNQNEFFNVLMDGLKDFPEIKLQDIISYYENNFRVGLASGKTEQEILRQLGDPNLIVNRYRNEDLKTPINSECLTSDADITPINDKNSITDIISDNNNSINNYPNSIDEPAIVTDNTYTDIFNDFNTNDNLNNNNNNKENDFETNNKLDTLKINDSYKDINLNSDFYNLDNSNESNFNYTDESGFNSNNDNNDYSNYNSKFNNNRSSDSNSSNFNDQISKNKTSQFNVNTLLKISIIILALIIFFPVITGIIGCILGLLGAAIGILLGSIGLLVGGTFTSFIGGPNVPMFVANFPYPVIVLFSLGSISLSIILSLIFYYLCKFFIHISVKSFKSLKSKGGAF
- a CDS encoding DUF4097 family beta strand repeat-containing protein, which produces MEKKFISTNMKIFMLVLLLLSITFYASGCIVLVQSGYKLSDYADELNIDPNNLKVTFFDFNDFNFNDSYISKDYTINENINEIDLNLNSQGIKIVNYDGQDLKVQIKSHSTISSELLKAENDNKLVLNTSYDTPSNANITISIPYGFNGRGTLKIITSSGDINISNLSMNTLNLSTASGEINISNLNLNYLSLNSSSGSINFNAITTLNETKLISSSGSIIGSGALGTVNGSTSSGDIELKFKDSLSNTSLSTASGSVALSIPKNLGYKINYDTISGDLDSSHKQLSSGDESSLINITTTSGDLHIK
- a CDS encoding methyl-accepting chemotaxis protein, yielding MQEKVKEEIKSFLSLRAKIMMQFVILIGIGIGIGIAIKTSSTVAIIVIVISVIIVTILSFAASITIMQPLRKINALAERMAEYDITTDIKITKSDEFGKIGIALNKAQENLRELIRICADNATKVSSLSEEASATVQELSVSLDEINLEFVKVDSNTQANSGNVEEIYASIQQVTANMEELAARAETGNENSGNIKERAKAVEVNSKKAIENTRNVYYEKEKYIKKAVEESKVVEEIKIMADSIAAIAEQTNLLALNAAIEAARAGDSGKGFAVVAEEVRKLAEESSSSVVTIQSTIERVEKAFNNLSENSKEMLKFIKTNVSEDLKDYGNVAVKYNEDGEFISEMSQQIAEMSEQVNSSVEQVSAAISSTAKNSEAVSSSTHNIQQGIGETSIAMRQVVEIIGKEAIKAEELSSIISKFKL
- a CDS encoding pyridoxal phosphate-dependent aminotransferase; the protein is MISNKMKSLVSNSSIIRAMFEEGKRLSEIYGEENVFDYSIGNPNVEPPESIKKVISEILDEEKPNYVHGYMNNAGYEDVRDDISAFLNKKHDLDLSRNNIVMTCGAAGGLNIILKSILNPDDEVITFAPYFGEYKNYVQNFNGKLVISPTDTETFEPDLKTLSSVITSKTKALILNNPNNPTGVVYSKEVIQALANLLSEKQKELNTTIYLISDEPYREIVYDNIEVPCLLKYYPNTFIGYSYSKSLSLPGERIGYVVINTSMDGFDEVTSALNIANRILGFVNAPSLFQRVIAKSLDAEVDVSIYEKNRDLLYNHLISLGFTCVKPQGAFYLFPKSPIEDDVKFCADAKQFNLLLVPGSAFGCPGHVRLAYCISYEKIKNSFPAFDKLAVLYNL
- a CDS encoding putative ABC transporter permease, whose translation is MNLLFYMTFNFIIYSFIGWIIEEVYSYVTVKKIKKEGFLKGPVKPMYGIASTILILYNQILDIDGIPLVLLCFLIPTTVEYISGYVLKHVFNKAYWDYSNLKYNIHGFVTLRFSLYWTLLSFIGVYFLQPAVYNIYKASEKTLIIGACFFSIILTIDFFLTLRNVKKNTFLTQR